The stretch of DNA AGTTGCTTTAGGCTGATCAATTTTCATGAATTCTTCCAAACGATTTTGATATGTGGTCAGAATTGACTCTAACGCTTCTAATGTATTGACTTGACTTGCAGCTAAAACCAAATCTGATAATTCATGAATCATCTCCCAATCTTTGGGTTTATTTTTATAATGATTGCCCACCACAGCTTGTGTATCTTGCTTTTGATTTAAAAACACAAAATACAATTGATCTGTAAAATCCCATTTCAATTCCAATTCTTCAACTTTTATAGTTGGTTGATTCGAAAATAAAATAGGTTTGTCATGATGCGCACATGCAATATCATATCCACTGGTATTAAACGTTAAATGATTTAAAACAAATGGATCGATGCCAACCCATTGACTAATCAAATCAATTAATGTAGAACTACTTCCCAATCCCCATTCTTGTGGATATTCTAATTTCGTTAGACAACAATAGCCTTTATTTGTTTTGAAAAAATCTGGATTTAAAATTTTTGTTTGTCGTAATATATTTT from Faecalibacter sp. LW9 encodes:
- a CDS encoding GYDIA family GHMP kinase: MKKFRSNGKLFLIGEYIVMDGAKAFALPTKFGQCLFVEDLSEENCISWKATKQDQSLWFDAKFSLDTLEIISTSDEKLSYSLQNILRQTKILNPDFFKTNKGYCCLTKLEYPQEWGLGSSSTLIDLISQWVGIDPFVLNHLTFNTSGYDIACAHHDKPILFSNQPTIKVEELELKWDFTDQLYFVFLNQKQDTQAVVGNHYKNKPKDWEMIHELSDLVLAASQVNTLEALESILTTYQNRLEEFMKIDQPKATYFPDYQGVIKSLGAWGGDFVLVTYREGMFDYFQNKGYNTIIPFQDMIL